Proteins encoded within one genomic window of Gemmobacter sp.:
- the gpt gene encoding xanthine phosphoribosyltransferase: MAAADRLPHEKGFHISWDQIHRDSRALAWRLDGKGPGEGGTWTAIVGITRGGLVPAAIVSRELNIRVVDTISVKSYSHQSRGEAVVTKAPQADLLGDGTGILIIDDLVDSGKTLELVRKLYPKAHFATVYAKPAGRAQVDTYITEVSQDTWIFFPWDMALQYVDPYRGRD; encoded by the coding sequence ATGGCCGCTGCCGACCGCCTGCCGCACGAAAAGGGCTTTCACATTTCCTGGGACCAGATCCACCGCGATTCCCGCGCGCTGGCCTGGCGGCTGGATGGCAAGGGTCCGGGCGAAGGCGGGACCTGGACGGCGATTGTCGGCATCACCCGGGGCGGGCTGGTTCCGGCCGCCATTGTCAGCCGCGAGCTGAACATCCGGGTGGTGGATACGATCAGCGTCAAATCCTACAGCCACCAGTCGCGGGGCGAGGCGGTGGTGACCAAGGCGCCGCAGGCCGACCTGCTGGGCGACGGCACCGGGATCCTGATCATCGACGATCTGGTCGACAGCGGCAAAACCCTGGAACTGGTGCGCAAGCTGTATCCCAAGGCGCATTTCGCTACGGTTTATGCCAAGCCGGCCGGCCGCGCGCAGGTGGATACCTATATCACCGAGGTCAGCCAGGACACCTGGATCTTCTTCCCCTGGGACATGGCGCTGCAATACGTCGATCCCTATCGCGGGCGGGACTGA
- a CDS encoding ABC transporter substrate-binding protein: MSARISALFGSAALALAVGLPGAAAAKTLTISWWGFNGDKLNEFIVQPFQKKCGCELVFETGNNADRLNKVKIRGGKGVDVIYLTDSFSQIGVAEGLFQKIDPARIPNIAGLHDIAKDPQGGYGPAYTVGRIGIVYDSAKVNPPITSWNDLWRADLKSAVSLPGITTTAGPMVVMLAGQKAGSDAFKDAGPAFKEIEAIKPNTVKNYQTGSEMINLFSTGEIAVSMTQDFTLGQLQAAVPTITWADLSDGDIAVLNTVNIPTGAENVDLAYEFINFILDPALQKVLAENGVDAPTAKSVELSPEAARKWTYGEARINGLKRIDYSQMNAVKGQWVDRWNEIFGM, encoded by the coding sequence ATGTCCGCCCGCATCTCTGCCCTGTTCGGCTCTGCTGCCCTTGCGCTGGCCGTTGGCCTGCCCGGCGCCGCCGCCGCCAAGACGCTGACCATCTCGTGGTGGGGCTTCAACGGTGACAAGCTGAACGAATTCATCGTGCAGCCGTTCCAGAAGAAATGCGGCTGCGAACTGGTGTTCGAGACCGGCAACAATGCCGACCGCCTGAACAAGGTGAAAATCCGCGGCGGCAAGGGTGTTGATGTCATCTACCTGACCGACAGCTTCAGCCAGATCGGCGTGGCCGAGGGCCTGTTCCAGAAGATCGACCCGGCCAGGATCCCGAACATTGCCGGGCTGCACGACATCGCCAAGGATCCGCAGGGTGGCTACGGCCCGGCCTATACCGTCGGCCGCATCGGCATCGTCTATGACAGCGCCAAGGTGAACCCCCCGATCACCTCGTGGAACGACCTGTGGCGCGCCGATCTGAAATCCGCCGTGTCGCTGCCGGGAATCACCACCACCGCCGGCCCCATGGTGGTGATGCTGGCCGGGCAAAAGGCCGGCAGCGATGCGTTCAAGGATGCCGGCCCCGCCTTCAAGGAAATCGAGGCGATCAAGCCGAACACGGTGAAAAACTATCAAACCGGGTCCGAGATGATCAACCTGTTCTCGACCGGCGAGATTGCCGTGTCGATGACGCAGGATTTCACCCTGGGCCAGTTGCAGGCCGCCGTGCCGACCATCACCTGGGCCGACCTGTCGGATGGCGACATTGCGGTGTTGAACACGGTGAACATTCCGACCGGCGCGGAAAATGTCGATCTGGCGTATGAGTTCATCAACTTCATCCTGGATCCGGCGCTGCAAAAGGTGCTGGCCGAGAATGGCGTCGATGCGCCGACCGCCAAATCGGTCGAACTGTCACCCGAGGCCGCCAGGAAATGGACCTATGGCGAGGCCAGGATCAACGGGCTGAAGCGCATCGACTACAGCCAGATGAACGCGGTCAAGGGCCAGTGGGTGGACCGCTGGAACGAAATCTTCGGCATGTAA